In Humulus lupulus chromosome 7, drHumLupu1.1, whole genome shotgun sequence, the following are encoded in one genomic region:
- the LOC133791275 gene encoding serpin-Z1C-like codes for MKRALMYEQTKDLLGKNFIVSPLSCTILLSMVASGLKGEALEQMMFFFRLRMGLRSIADLIAESDRLMAMVSLDSTKGLLPLSSANGAWVDKKYKLKPSFQQVLKTTYRADSMALDFANELEEAVTEINTWVEKATNGNIKDSVPKQFLLNDTVLILANALYFKRTRKRSRALLPSGTITWNFYTLDGNTVQVPFLTHSFLYLPYGSSQGCKILKLPYHVVNQKGVKLFSMYIFLPDEKDGLHDLIKQLTSDSPLLNLQFEYKYVKMEEIMIPKFKFKYSTEVSDIMEQMGLRLNMNKDAEMLEGVPDPRTAIIDDMKVCHSCCIEVDENRTEPPFIDHFFGGGHDDFPLIKFIADHPFMFMITREDTSETPIFVGAVVNPLLQ; via the exons ATGAAGAGAGCCCTTATGTACGAACAAACTAAAGATTTATTAGGCAAGAACTTTATAGTTTCACCATTGTCGTGTACAATTCTGCTGAGTATGGTGGCTTCTGGACTGAAAGGAGAAGCTTTAGAGCAGATGATGTTCTTCTTTAGGCTGAGAATGGGACTGAGAAGTATAGCTGATCTAATCGCTGAGTCTGATCGACTAATGGCTATGGTATCACTTGACAGCACCAAAGGGCTCTTACCTTTGTCCTCTGCCAATGGCGCTTGGGTGGATAAGAAGTACAAGCTCAAGCCTTCGTTTCAACAGGTTTTGAAGACCACTTACAGAGCAGATTCCATGGCACTAGATTTTGCCAACGAG CTTGAAGAAGCAGTTACTGAAATTAATACTTGGGTGGAGAAAGCAACAAATGGGAACATCAAAGACAGTGTTCCAAAGCAGTTCTTGCTTAACGATACTGTCCTAATCCTTGCCAATGCTCTCTACTTCAAAAGAACtcgtaaaaggtcaagagcattACTTCCATCTGGAACCATTACTTGGAATTTCTACACCTTAGATGGTAACACTGTTCAAGTTCCCTTCTTAACTCATTCTTTCCTCTACCTTCCATATGGATCCTCTCAAGGGTGTAAGATTCTTAAGTTGCCTTATCATGTCGTGAATCAAAAGGGTGTAAAACTGTTCTCAATGTACATTTTTCTTCCTGATGAGAAAGATGGGCTGCACGACTTGATCAAACAATTGACTTCAGACTCACCACTACTTAATCTACAGTTCGAATACAAGTATGTGAAAATGGAAGAGATAATGATACCAAAGTTCAAGTTCAAGTATAGCACAGAAGTTTCTGATATTATGGAGCAAATGGGGCTGAGGCTGAACATGAACAAGGATGCGGAGATGTTAGAAGGAGTACCAGACCCCAGAACTGCTATCATTGATGATATGAAAGTTTGTCACAGTTGTTGTATTGAAGTTGATGAAAATAGAACTGAACCTCCTTTCATTGATCACTTTTTTGGTGGTGGCCATGACGATTTTCCTCTCATTAAATTCATTGCAGACCATCCATTTATGTTCATGATCACAAGAGAAGACACTTCTGAAACTCCTATCTTTGTTGGAGCTGTGGTTAATCCTCTCCTTCAGTGA